Proteins from one bacterium genomic window:
- a CDS encoding CCA tRNA nucleotidyltransferase, protein MLLKRPVKDFDVMVIGDGISFAEKVAEHFHIKTLVVYHNFGTAMLPMGESHDYHKIEFVGARRESYHAESRNPSVEPADLHSDLSRRDFTINAMAMRINKENYGVMIDLFNGKKDLHDTILRTPLDPEETFSDDPLRMMRAIRFASQLQFKIEENTLQGIIKNASRISI, encoded by the coding sequence ATGCTGCTGAAAAGACCGGTCAAAGATTTTGATGTGATGGTGATCGGAGACGGCATTTCTTTTGCGGAAAAAGTCGCCGAACATTTTCATATCAAGACTCTCGTAGTTTATCATAATTTCGGCACGGCTATGCTGCCAATGGGGGAATCGCACGATTATCATAAGATCGAGTTTGTCGGCGCCCGTCGCGAAAGCTACCATGCCGAATCCCGCAACCCGTCGGTGGAACCAGCCGATCTTCACAGCGACTTGTCCCGCCGTGATTTTACTATTAACGCGATGGCTATGCGGATCAATAAAGAAAATTACGGCGTGATGATCGATCTGTTTAACGGGAAAAAAGATCTTCATGATACGATTTTAAGAACGCCGCTCGATCCCGAAGAGACGTTTTCGGATGATCCGCTTCGCATGATGCGCGCCATACGTTTTGCCTCCCAACTTCAATTTAAAATCGAAGAAAATACTCTTCAAGGTATTATCAAAAACGCATCCCGTATCTCCATTAT